The following proteins come from a genomic window of Metarhizium brunneum chromosome 2, complete sequence:
- the hH1 gene encoding Histone H1 translates to MPPKKAEGSAAPKAKSTHATYQDMITDAIVNLKDRNGSSRQQLKKYVKANNNLVNVSDNMFDSLFNKALKAGVDKGAFAQPKGPSGGTKLAKKKAEPKKPAAKKEATTTKKAAPKKPAAAPKAAGEKKATATTAAAATTKKAAPKKAATAKKPAAKSDKDAALTKTKTGRVAKTTKPAAKKAAAPKKAAPKKAAAKA, encoded by the exons ATGCCTCCCAAGAAGGCTGAAGGCTCTGCCgcccccaaggccaagtccaCTCATGCCACCTACCAG GACATGATTACTGATGCCATCGTAAAT CTCAAGGATCGCAATGGCTCCAGCCGTCAGCAGCTGAAGAAGTATGTCAAGGCCAACAACAACCTGGTCAATGTTTCCGACAACATGTTCGACTCTCTCTTCAACAAGGCCTTGAAGGCAGGTGTTGACAAGGGCGCCTTTGCCCAGCCCAAGGGACCCTCTGGTGGcaccaagctggccaagaagaaggctgagcCTAAGAAGCCAGCTGCGAAGAAGGAGGCCACCACTACCAAGAAGGCCGCTCCCAAGAAACCCGCTGCTGCCCCCAAGGCCGctggcgagaagaaggccactgctactactgctgctgctgccaccacCAAGAAGGCCGCTCCCAAGAAGGCTGCCACTGCCAAGAAGCCTGCTGCTAAG AGCGACAAGGACGCTGCcttgaccaagaccaagactgGCCGTGTCGCCAAGACCACAAAGCCTGCTGCTAAGAAGGCTGCCGCACCAAAGAAGGCTGCTCCTaagaaggccgccgccaaggcatAG